In Macadamia integrifolia cultivar HAES 741 chromosome 5, SCU_Mint_v3, whole genome shotgun sequence, a single window of DNA contains:
- the LOC122080346 gene encoding protein LITTLE ZIPPER 1-like — MRLKGSQWCQSTIPARRRRCKVRVRRLSRRRRRSVEAAPVGVMGIEMAMKNLKLYLENRSIIEENEKLRKKALLLHQENQVLMFELQKKLSHNHHSRLEVSC, encoded by the exons ATGCGCCTTAAAGGTTCACAGTGGTGCCAATCAACAATTCCAGCTCGCCGCCGGCGGTGCAAGGTTCGAGTTCGCCGGTTATCCAG gaggaggagaaggtcGGTAGAAGCAGCACCAGTAGGGGTGATGGGTATAGAGATGgcaatgaagaacttgaagctGTACTTGGAGAATAGAAGTATAATAGAAGAGAATGAGAAGCTGAGGAAGAAAGCTCTTCTACTTCATCAAGAGAACCAAGTCTTGATGTTTGAGCTCCAGAAGAAATTATCTCATAACCACCATTCACGACTTGAAGTTTCATGTTGA